The genome window CGGGGCGACCCGAACGGTCTCGTCGTATCGCAGCGCCTCGACTGGGACGTGGTCGCCTTCGAGACGGCCCCCTGACTTCCCGCTAACCCTAGCGAACACGCCCCGGCTGCCATCGCGGCGGCCGGGGCGCTGTGTCTTGCGGGGACCGGCCGGTTTAGCCGTGGTAGAAGGTCTCGCGGACGATCTGGCCGTCCTTCCACTCCTGCACGGCGACCTGCTCCATGCGGGTGTCGTCGCCGTAGGCGGCGTGGTCGAAGTGCATGAACCACTCCGAGAAGGCGGTGCCGCTGCCCTCGCCGGTCTCGTGGACGGCCGAGTTGCGGACCTCGGCCCCGTGGAAGGCGGTGATGCCGCCGACGAACTGCTTCTCGTGCTCGCGGTTCACGTCCTTGCCGCGGCGGTGGTCCTGGTTGTTGTCGCTCATCACGACGTCCTCGGCGTAGTACTTCTCGAACGCGTCGAGGATCTCGCCGCTGAGGATCATCTGGTTGAGCGTGTCTACGTGCTGGCGGAGGGACATGGGATCAGGGGGTTGGTAGTACGAAGCGATAGGCAATTAATCGTTGTAACAAATAAATGTTCCAGGCCGCTATCCAAGCACGAAGCCCCGACCGCCTTTGCCGGCAGCCGGGGCTCTCTTCTGTCTGTGTCTGTGCCCTACATCGCGGCCGGCGTGACGGCCTCGACGCGGGTGACCTCGGGCACGGAGCGCTTGAGCGCCTGCTCGATCCCGGCGCGGAGGGTCATCATGCTCATCGGGCACGTCCCGCACGCGCCGAGCAGCTCGAGCTCGACCACGAAGCTGTCGGTGACGTTCTGGAGGCGGACGCTCCCGCCATCGGCCATCAGGTAGGGCCGGATCTGGTCGAGCGTCTCTTCGATGCGCTGGTGGAGCGCGGGGTCGGTATGAGTGACAGCGTCAGGCATGAGTGCAAGATAGTACGTCCTGCGCGGACGGAGGTTCAGCGGTAGAGGATTTCAATCGGCTGCGTCGCCGGCAGGTCGGCGTTGCGGACCGCGACCTGCTCGGCGGCGTGCTCGGCGATGCGCCGGAACGCCTGCGCGCTCGCGCTCTCCGGCTGGGCGGTCACGATCGGCGTGCCGCGGTCGCCCGCCTCGCGCGTGGCTTGCTCGATGGGGACTTCGCCGAGGAGTGGGAGGCCCAGGTCTTCGGCGAGCCGCCGCGCCCCGCCCTGGCCGAAGAGGTAGTACTTCCGCTCCGGCATGTCGGGCGGCGTAAAGTACGCCATGTTCTCGACCACCCCGAGCACCGGCACGTTGACGTTGCCGAACATCGCGACGCCTTTGCGCGCGTCCGCGAGCGCCACCTCCTGCGGTGTCGAGACGATCACGGCCCCGGTCAGCGGAGCGGTCTGGACAATCGTGAGCTGGATGTCCCCAGTGCCAGGCGGGAGGTCGAGGATGAGGTAGTCGAGCGCGCCCCAGTCGGCGTCGTTCAGGAACTGGCGGACGGCGGACGACACCATCGGGCCGCGCCAGACGACGGCCTGGGTCTCGTCGACGAGGAAGCCCATCGAGAGGAGCTTGACGCCGTGCTTTTGCAGCGGAATGATCTTGCGCTTCTCGTTCACGCGCGGCTTCTCGCCCGGCCCCACCCCGAACATCAGCGGGACGGACGGGCCGTAGATGTCGGTGTCGGCCAGGCCGACGGCCGCGCCCTGCTCGGCGAGGGCGACCGCGAGGTTGGCGGCCACCGTGCTCTTGCCGACGCCGCCCTTGCCGCTCGCCACGGCGATGATGTTCTTGACCCCGCCGGGGCCGGGCGGCTGCGGCGCGGCCCCCGGCTTGCTCGTCTCGTTCCGTGCCATGATCTCAGTTCTTGCGTGTCGAGACAGCGGTTCACGGCAGCCACCGCCGCCGGTTCCTTGCAAACGACGAAGGTCGAGTGACGAATGACGAACGGGCACCCGTCACGATTCGTCGCTCGTCATTCGTCGCTCGTCGCTTGCTCCATCCACCGGAGCGCGAGGCCGTGGCGCAGCCCGCGCGGGCTCGGGCGGACGGCCTCGAACCCGAACCGCTGCATAAATGCGTCGAGGAGGAGGAGGCCGGCGGCGTAGACGTCGGACCGGCCGGCGAGGAGGTCCGGGTGGACAGCGAGCACCTCGGCGGCGGACAGGCCGAGGAGCCGGTCGCGCCACGCCCGCACCGTCGCAGCGGTGACCGGAGCCGTCGGCTCCTGCCGATGTACGAGCGCGCCGAGGACGCGGACCGTCCCCGACGAGCCGAGGAGCGGGAGCGACGCCTCGACGCGCAGACCGGAGAAAGCCTCGGCGGCGAAGGCCTCGGCTTGCTGCACGGCCTCGGCCGACGGCGGCAGCTCAGGGAAGTGCCGCTCGGTCAGGCGGACGGAGCCAATGTCCACGCTCCTCCGGCGCGGCTCGCCCTCGGCAGCGCGTCCGGCGACGACCTCGGTCGAGCCGCCGCCGATGTCGATCACGCAGACGCGGTCGAGGTCGGGGTAGGCCGAGCAGGCGGCGCGGAAGGTCCAGAGCGCCTCCTCCTCGCCCGAGATCACCTGGTAGTCCAGGCCGAGCCGCGCGGCCTGTTCCGTCAACTCGCCGAGGTTGCGGGCGTCGCGCGAGGCGCTCGTCGCGCCGATCACGACGTGCTCGGCCCCGAGGTCGTCGGCGATGGCCTTGTAGTCGGTCAGCGCAGCTATGACGCGCTGCATCGCCTCGGGCGCGAGGCGGTGCTCGGCATCTACGCCCTGCCCGAGTCGGACGTAGCGGTCGGCCTCGCGGACGACCTCCAGCCGCCCGCCGCCGACGTCGGCCACGAGCAGGAGCGCGGTGTTGGTGCCCACGTCGATCGTGGCGATGCGGGTCATGGGGAGGGAGTCAGTCGTCGGGAGGTCGAGAGATGAGGGCTCAGGCGCTGAATCACATCATCATGCGATTGAACGCGGAGGCGGTGGGGTGCACCTTGACGCTGAGCCGGACCGCGCAGCGAGCCGGTGCGGAATCTACATCAACCCAGCCTCAGACCGATGCGCCGACTGCTTCTGCTCCCGCTCCTCCTCGCGCTGCCCGCTGCAGCGCAGACCGACGTGATCCCCAACGCCAGCTTCGACGTGTGGAGCGCCCTCGACCCCGCCGGATGGCTCGCGAGCAACGATGCGGAGATGACATTCCGCACCGTGGACCCAGTGGCCGATGCCCGCAGTGGACCCCTCGCTGCGCAGATGAGCGTGACCCCCGTGCCGGGCTTTCCCCAGATCCCGATCCCTCCGGCGATGGAAACGTGCGCGCCCTCGGCGGTCTGCCGGGACAACCCGGAGTTTGAGAACGCCGCCTTCCCGGTCTCGCAGCGGCACGAAGCCTTCTGCGGCTACTACAAGGCTTCGCTGCTGGACGGTGACAAGATCCTGCTCGGGACGTTCATGACGGTCGGCGATGAAGAACCCGTCGCCGTTCTAAACCAGGCTACGGGGGACGGCTTCATCACCGAGAACGCCGCCGACTGGACCCGATTCATCAAGCCCTTCACCTACGTCTCCGACGAGACGCCGACCGATGGGGTGGTCGTGTTCTCGATTGTCGCCGGGAGCTTTCCGAGCCAGGACGTGCCCACGGTCGGCTCGACGGCAACGTTGGACGACCTGTACTACTGCAACCTCGACGGCGCGCCGACCGGGGGCGGCGATGGCGGCCTCGACAGCGGCGACGCGCTCCTCATCATCGACGACGCCGGCGACCCAGCCTTCGCCGACCTGAACGTCGAGGGCCTGCTCGGCTCGCTCGGCTTCGACGTGCTCGTGCGCTCCGACGAAGCGGCGACGAACGCCGACGCCGACGACAAAGCGATCATCCTGATCTCCGGCTCGGTCGATCCCGCCGTGCTGACGGCGGGCTACGACCAGACGGCTGTGCCGCTCATCCTCTGGGAGCCGGCGTTGTATGGCGACCTGCGCCTCACCGCCGCCTCGGCCTTCGGCTCGACGGGCGCGGTGACGGACGTGGAGATCACGAACGAGGACCACCCGATTGCCGTCGGCTTCGCGCTCGGCGACACGACGGTCTACGCCCTCGCCTCGCCGATGACGTTCGGGCAGCCGGGCGGCGACGCGGTCACGGTCGGGACCGCCGACGGGCAGGCCGTGCTCTTCGCCTACGACGACGGCGCGGCGATGGCGAGCGGCACGGCTCCGGCCCGCCGCGTCGGGTTCTTCGCCGACAACGACGGCCTGGGCGAGGCGACCGGCGCGGGCATCCAACTCCTGGAGAACGCCATCATCTGGGCCGCCGACCTCGACCTGCCGGTAGCCTCGGATCCCGTTCCGGGTGCGACGCCGAGCACGCTCACCCTCACGGCTAATTTTCCCAACCCGTTCGCCGCTTCGACGACGCTAGAGTATGCGCTGCCCGAGGCCGGTCCCGTCTCGCTCGCGGTCTACGACGCACTGGGCCGCCGCGTGGCCGTACTCACTGACGAGACACAGGCGGCAGGCCGGTACCGGGCCGCGTGGAACGCTGGCGGCCTCGCAGCAGGCGTTTACCTCGCGGTGCTCCGAGCGGGCGGGCAGGTGCAGACGCGCCGGATGCTGCTGATGCGATGATTCATCTGTAGGGGCGACCGGTCGCCCCTACTTCGTCGCTACCACGCTCCACCATTCGTTTTCGGTGGCCTCGTCGTACAGCGTCAGTCCGGCGTCGCGGACGGCGGCCGTCATCGTGTCGCGGTCTGTCCGCAGCAGGCCGGCGAGGACGAGCCGCCCGCCCGGTGCGAGCTTCGCCGCGAGGCCGGGCAGCATCGCCTCCAGCGCGTTGCGGTTGATGTTGGCGAAGGCGAGGTCGAACCCCACCTCGGGCACCACGTCGAGCGCGCCCTCGCGGACCTCGAACTGCCCGGCGGCACCGTTCAGGAGTGCGTTCTCGGCGGCGTTCGCCCGCGCCCAGGGGTCGATGTCGAACCCGATGGCGGCGGCGGCCCCGAGCTTGAGCGCAGCGAGGGCGAGGACGCCCGTGCCGGTGCCCGCGTCGAGGACCTGCTCGCCGCCCCGGACGAGGCCCGGTAGGAACCGGAGCACGAGCCGCGTGCTCTCGTGGTAGCCCGTCCCGAAGCTCATTTTCGGATCGATCTCCAAGAGCAGCTTGTCCGCGTGCTCGGGCGGGACCTCGGCCCAGGTCGGCTTGACGAGGAAGCGGCCGACGGCATGCGGGCGGATGGTGGCCTCCCAGCGCGCGTTCCAGTTCTCGTCGCGCATCATCCGCTCCTCGAACGCGTCGTCGGGGAGGCCGTGGGCGCGGAACCAGCGCTCGATCTCCTCGCGGCTCGCGGCGCTCCAGCGGTTGGCGGGGACGTAGGCGCGGATCTGCCCGTCTTCCTCGGTGAAGCTCTCGAAGTCCAGGTCCGACAGTTCGGCGATGAGGAACTCGTGGTAGCGGTCCGGGAGGCGGAGGACCAGTTCAACCGTTTTCATGGGCGAGGCGTGGAGAGAGGGCGATCCCCTACGCATCGCGGACCGCCGGGTTCGCCGGGGCCGGCGGCGGCGGGGGCACCGCGCTGGACGTGTCGGCTACGGCCGGCGGCGCGGGCGGCGGTGGCGCGGCCCGCTCGACCGTGATCCCCCACGCCGATGGGTCGGTCGGCGACCCCTCGTTGAAGCGGCCGAAGGCGTGCGAGTCGTCGGTCTTGAAATGCACCGTGTAGGTTCCCGCCGGGAGTCGGACCGTGCCGTCGAACACTCGGTTCTTGCGCGCTCCCCCGCCCGAGCGCGTGTTGGAGCGCGTCATCTCCCAGACGTGGTCGTCCTCGCTCGTGATCCACCCGTAGTCGAACCGGCCCGAGGGGAGGATTTCGCCGAGGGCGTAGACGCGCAGGTCGGTCTCCTCGTCGAGCGTGAAGGTCCGCTCGACCTGCTGGTCGTTGCCGAGCGGGGCAAGGCGGATCGGTAGTTCGGCGGTGCCGGAGGCGGGGAGCGAGGCGGGGCCACCATGCTCGCGCTCGCTGCGGCGGTCGACGGCGACGGGCGCGAAGCGGGGGTTGAGAGCGAAGAGGGTGACGCCCCAGCGCTCGGGGCGCTCCGGCTCGTCGCCGTGCCAGCCGTCGGGGCTGTGGCTGCCGTCGGTCTCGACGTGGAGCGTGTAGCGACCGGGGGCGAGCGTGAGACTCGCCTCCTCGATCCGGTTGCGGTCGGCACCCCCGGCGTGCCGCGTGCGCGCGTGGTCCATCTCCCAGACGACCCCTTCGCCGTCCCGAATGAGCCAGGCGTAGTCGTACGACGAACTCCGGGTCATCTCGCCCGCAGCGTAGACCCAGGCCTGGAGCGGCGCGTCGAGCGTGAACATCGCCGTCTCCAGGGCGTCGTCGCCCACGCCGGTCATCTCGACCACCTTCGGGAGGCTGTTCCACGGGTCGAAGGCGGCGACGCTTTCCGGCTCGGCGTAGAGAAACAGCCCGTAGGCGGCAGGGTCGAGCGGCGGGTTGGCGCGCCAGCGGCCCGGATGGTGGGAGCCGTCGGCCTCGAACGTGGCGCGGTAGAGGCCCGGCGCGAGGGCGAGGGTGCCGCTGGACCGGCGGTTCTTGACGGAGCCGCCGGCCCACGCGGTGTTGGCGTCGTCCATCGTCCAGACCCGCTCGCCCGTCGAGAGGTTGTCGATCCAGCCTGTGTCGACGGGACCGTTGAAGATCTCGCCCGTCGCCTCGACCCGCACCTGCGCGGGCCGGCGCACCTCGAAGACGTGCGAGCGGACCTCGCCCCGGTCGGCATCGGCGCTGGCCCAGACGAGGTCCGGGCCGGAGGGCGTGGCGTCGCGCGCGTCGCCTTCGAGCTCGCGGACCCCGACGCCGGGGGAACCGGCGAGGTAAAATCGGAAGCGCCACTTGCTTGCGTCTGAGGTCCACGCCCGGTTGCCGAAGCGGAGGAGCTGGGCCAGGCGCTCGCCGAAGGAGTCCTCGCCCCGGACCCGCAGGAGGGGGTCGCCGTAGCTGGTGAAGTAGGCGTCGTAGGTCCCGGCCGCGAGCGTGAGCGTGTCGGCGGCGAGGGCGAGGGTGCCGCGCTCGCGCGCCGCGTTCTGGGCTGTCATCTGCCAGACTACGCCCCGGTCCTCGCGGCGGACGACCCACCCGTAGGCCGCCAGCGCCGAGTCCGTCTCGAACGACCCAGTCGCCGAGACCGCGATGCGGGTCGGCCGGTCCAGCCGGAACGCCTTGTGGCGAAGTTCGTCGGCGTCCCAGCCCTCGCCGAAGTCCACGAAGCCGCGCTCGTCGCCGGGGGCGATGCAGGCTCGGATCACGAGCCCGCCGCCGAGCGCGCAGAGCACGGCGAGCAGAAAGCGGGAGACGCTGCGACGCGTCATAGGACGAAGGCTAGCGGGCAATGAGACCGGGACGTGTCCGGGCTCTACGGGGGCGTAGCGGGGAAGTTACCCCCTCGTCCCGGACGCGGCAGCGCTATATTGCGGCTGCGTCCCGCGCGCTCTGGCGCCCGTGAACCGGGGCCTCCGTGCAACATCGAGGCCGGTTCGCTGCAACATCGAGGCCGGTTCGCTCGATACGCATACGGTCTGCCCGTCCACTCGCCCGAGGCCCCGCTGCCCACCGTGCCGCTCCCGTCGCTCTCGATCGCGCACGTCCGCCCTGCCCTGACGGCGGGACGCGCACGCCGGGTGCTCCTGTGGGCGCTCGTCGGGCTGGGCTTCGCCCTCCTGGTGGTCTACCACCTCGGCATCACGTCGGTCGGCGAGCCGCCGTCGCAGATGACGCTGGTGCTGGTCAACCTCAGCGTGGTGGCGTGCGTCGCGCTCGCAGCGCTGCTCCTGGCGGACACTCTGGGGAGCCGGAGCTACAACCCGGTGCGGGCACTGTGGCATCCGTTCATCGCGGCCGTGCTCGGCCTCGGCGTCGCCGCCGGCTCGACGACGCTGGCCGGGAGCATCTCGGTGGACCCCCTCACCGGCGTACCGGACGGGTTCTCGGACGTCTTCCAGATCAGCACGATCGCCATCGTCGACGTCGCCGTAGCGCTCGTGCTGCTGTTCTCGCTGCGGACCCTCGTGCTCTTCAAGCGCACCGCCGGGAGCGTCCGCAACTGGCGCGGCATGCTCGTCACGATGGCGATTGCGTCACTCGCCCTCGTCGGCACGGGCGCGACAGACGCGGCCAACGAGAACTGGGTCCACATCGCGCTCGCCGTCGTCGCGGTCCTGGCGATGGTGTTCAACGCCTTCCGGCTGGCCTGGATCGTCTACCTCCCGTTCCGGCAGAAGATGATCACGCTCGGGCTGTGCATCGGGCTGATCGTGCTGCTCGGGCTCCTGCTGGACTACGCCGGGCGCGGCGTCGAGAGCAGCGCGGACCTCGGGGCGGGCTTTTACATCGACGACCTCGCCCTGACGGCGGTGTTCTCGCACCCCCTGAGCCAGTTCATCCGGCTGTCGTTCGGGTTCGGCATCCTGTACGCGGCGACGGCCGTCCTCTCGCTGCTGTTCCACCTCCCGACGGCGGCGGCGCTCCAGCAGAAGACGGGCGAGATGGAGGCCCTCCAGGCCCTCGCTCGCCTCTCGGGCGAGGTCTTCGACCGCGACAAGCTCGTCGACACGATCGCCGGGGCCCCAGTCGAGGCTGGGGTGGCGCAGGCGGCGTGGCTCGCGCTGATCGACGAGGACAGCGGCTCGCTCACGCCCCGGATCACGGCCGCGCTCGGCCTGACGCCGGTCCAGATCAAGGCCCTCACCGACTACGAATCCCTCGCCCGCGACGCCCTCGACGCGGGCGCGCCGCTGCTGCTGCGCCAGGCCCCGGCCGACCACCGCGTCCGCGCCCGCCCGGGCGACGGGCTGGGCAGCCTCCTCGTGCTCCCGCTCGTGGCCCACGCCGAGCCAATGGGGGCGCTCTTCGCCACGCGCGCCGTCTCCGAGGGCTTCGAGGAAGACGATGTGGACGCCCTCGCCACCTTCGCCGGGCAGGCCGCGCTCGCCCTGAGCAACGCCGACCTCTTCGCCGAGCGCCTCGAGCGCGAGCGCCTCGAGCGCGAACTGGCCATCGCCCGCGAGGTGCAGCAGCGCCTCCTCCCCCAGCATCTGCCAGACCTCGACGGCGTGTCGCTCTCGGCCACGAGCGTCCCCGCGCAAGAGGTCTGCGGCGACTACTACGACTTCGTCCGCATCGGCCCGCACTGCCTCGGCGTGATCGTCGGCGACGTATCGGGCAAGGGCACGAGCGCGGCATTCTACATGGCCGAGCTGAAGGGCATCTTCCAGTCGGCCAGCCGCCTGACGCAGTCGCCCGCCGAGCTGCTGAGCCAGGCCAACGAGGCCCTCGCTGGGTCGCTCGGGAAGAACGCGTTCATCACGGCCGTCTACGGCATCCTGAACACCGAGGACGGCGTGTTCACCTTTGCCCGCGCCGGGCACTGCCCCGTCGCGCTTGCCCGCGCCGACGGGAGCGTCTCATTGCTGCGCGCCGGCGGCCTCGGCCTCGGGATGGACCGGGGGCCACTCTTCCGCAGGGCCCTCACCGAGGAGCAGGTCCACC of Bacteroidota bacterium contains these proteins:
- a CDS encoding nuclear transport factor 2 family protein, whose protein sequence is MSLRQHVDTLNQMILSGEILDAFEKYYAEDVVMSDNNQDHRRGKDVNREHEKQFVGGITAFHGAEVRNSAVHETGEGSGTAFSEWFMHFDHAAYGDDTRMEQVAVQEWKDGQIVRETFYHG
- a CDS encoding NifU family protein, which codes for MPDAVTHTDPALHQRIEETLDQIRPYLMADGGSVRLQNVTDSFVVELELLGACGTCPMSMMTLRAGIEQALKRSVPEVTRVEAVTPAAM
- a CDS encoding Mrp/NBP35 family ATP-binding protein; the protein is MARNETSKPGAAPQPPGPGGVKNIIAVASGKGGVGKSTVAANLAVALAEQGAAVGLADTDIYGPSVPLMFGVGPGEKPRVNEKRKIIPLQKHGVKLLSMGFLVDETQAVVWRGPMVSSAVRQFLNDADWGALDYLILDLPPGTGDIQLTIVQTAPLTGAVIVSTPQEVALADARKGVAMFGNVNVPVLGVVENMAYFTPPDMPERKYYLFGQGGARRLAEDLGLPLLGEVPIEQATREAGDRGTPIVTAQPESASAQAFRRIAEHAAEQVAVRNADLPATQPIEILYR
- a CDS encoding exopolyphosphatase, with the protein product MTRIATIDVGTNTALLLVADVGGGRLEVVREADRYVRLGQGVDAEHRLAPEAMQRVIAALTDYKAIADDLGAEHVVIGATSASRDARNLGELTEQAARLGLDYQVISGEEEALWTFRAACSAYPDLDRVCVIDIGGGSTEVVAGRAAEGEPRRRSVDIGSVRLTERHFPELPPSAEAVQQAEAFAAEAFSGLRVEASLPLLGSSGTVRVLGALVHRQEPTAPVTAATVRAWRDRLLGLSAAEVLAVHPDLLAGRSDVYAAGLLLLDAFMQRFGFEAVRPSPRGLRHGLALRWMEQATSDE
- a CDS encoding T9SS type A sorting domain-containing protein translates to MRRLLLLPLLLALPAAAQTDVIPNASFDVWSALDPAGWLASNDAEMTFRTVDPVADARSGPLAAQMSVTPVPGFPQIPIPPAMETCAPSAVCRDNPEFENAAFPVSQRHEAFCGYYKASLLDGDKILLGTFMTVGDEEPVAVLNQATGDGFITENAADWTRFIKPFTYVSDETPTDGVVVFSIVAGSFPSQDVPTVGSTATLDDLYYCNLDGAPTGGGDGGLDSGDALLIIDDAGDPAFADLNVEGLLGSLGFDVLVRSDEAATNADADDKAIILISGSVDPAVLTAGYDQTAVPLILWEPALYGDLRLTAASAFGSTGAVTDVEITNEDHPIAVGFALGDTTVYALASPMTFGQPGGDAVTVGTADGQAVLFAYDDGAAMASGTAPARRVGFFADNDGLGEATGAGIQLLENAIIWAADLDLPVASDPVPGATPSTLTLTANFPNPFAASTTLEYALPEAGPVSLAVYDALGRRVAVLTDETQAAGRYRAAWNAGGLAAGVYLAVLRAGGQVQTRRMLLMR
- the prmA gene encoding 50S ribosomal protein L11 methyltransferase, giving the protein MKTVELVLRLPDRYHEFLIAELSDLDFESFTEEDGQIRAYVPANRWSAASREEIERWFRAHGLPDDAFEERMMRDENWNARWEATIRPHAVGRFLVKPTWAEVPPEHADKLLLEIDPKMSFGTGYHESTRLVLRFLPGLVRGGEQVLDAGTGTGVLALAALKLGAAAAIGFDIDPWARANAAENALLNGAAGQFEVREGALDVVPEVGFDLAFANINRNALEAMLPGLAAKLAPGGRLVLAGLLRTDRDTMTAAVRDAGLTLYDEATENEWWSVVATK
- a CDS encoding GAF domain-containing SpoIIE family protein phosphatase, whose amino-acid sequence is MPLPSLSIAHVRPALTAGRARRVLLWALVGLGFALLVVYHLGITSVGEPPSQMTLVLVNLSVVACVALAALLLADTLGSRSYNPVRALWHPFIAAVLGLGVAAGSTTLAGSISVDPLTGVPDGFSDVFQISTIAIVDVAVALVLLFSLRTLVLFKRTAGSVRNWRGMLVTMAIASLALVGTGATDAANENWVHIALAVVAVLAMVFNAFRLAWIVYLPFRQKMITLGLCIGLIVLLGLLLDYAGRGVESSADLGAGFYIDDLALTAVFSHPLSQFIRLSFGFGILYAATAVLSLLFHLPTAAALQQKTGEMEALQALARLSGEVFDRDKLVDTIAGAPVEAGVAQAAWLALIDEDSGSLTPRITAALGLTPVQIKALTDYESLARDALDAGAPLLLRQAPADHRVRARPGDGLGSLLVLPLVAHAEPMGALFATRAVSEGFEEDDVDALATFAGQAALALSNADLFAERLERERLERELAIAREVQQRLLPQHLPDLDGVSLSATSVPAQEVCGDYYDFVRIGPHCLGVIVGDVSGKGTSAAFYMAELKGIFQSASRLTQSPAELLSQANEALAGSLGKNAFITAVYGILNTEDGVFTFARAGHCPVALARADGSVSLLRAGGLGLGMDRGPLFRRALTEEQVHLRPGDTFVLYSDGLVETRDRAGTGEEYGYDRLAAAVAKHRALAPKPLRDALLSDLYRFAGHDTWGDDLTLVVVKWDGAATPTSEGTLTTHAAQDSPPTRP